In Drosophila willistoni isolate 14030-0811.24 chromosome XR unlocalized genomic scaffold, UCI_dwil_1.1 Seg8, whole genome shotgun sequence, a single genomic region encodes these proteins:
- the LOC26528893 gene encoding uncharacterized protein LOC26528893, which translates to MISPTIMAKFLEDELKANEIKHCDTCQCNKQDLQVLADVSRSYTVATQTPHQSLHHHQQQQQQHGSTLASSGASEPTPMGAQLCLRCHSNLNSPSRTNSPYLMKLVKSSDSVISETKSSVSDLNDMDKLFTPAKKDDLMVNPILGHHRLCERTTTTAANIAGLGVGGVGSGLGGVGGDYGVGKLTASTMMYPTTHLGAYAAEKYLLETSNLGQLRNGYQRRFLDGGGTALQLLNKFENATVTSSAIAVAPSTVAAVVAAAITDELLVVEDDASKPLLSSISQAGAECDPLSGSATKLEDVCEPLPMAKPMAATNGGNQMKSSANSGSVQSLWSNKTSSCEGAKMFENFNRNLIKTIKAENPKYRGPRLCAMRIQQNGQSNILLDNLESIETYTPVIYKRRERLLDEELNDGKDIITSKDSNAASAVEAWQGSATPHETVALQPVLEPQIEQQETEKMDTKIEPIAMANKPGDMPGVGGVGVGVGVGVGVGAGVAVSGGQLVNSPKHSANSSSLSDAIDYQESVMLRRQQLSRVAEWVQHNTQQLEQRSLQQPTTIASDSNSGTERQSSYSTLDRMDSISIEKLSMDSGYKTTPQQITNGYPDVGKSTEDSLSPKTDITSNSLLDQQQQPQMQQQQLQQQQQMQQQQQQQHITVANGSKKAELCTTYYRRTTRSGLPVAYTTTTTTTLTSSTNPIANPIPNAATVESQHCSSSGSPSLICPEQPTCDILNYKYYPNDTDKTRSIQAELHTTTQHVDIAQMEYNVKQFLLKQNEWSMRSAGAAAAAAAAANGGGGAGAPSIDGIDGIAGGSQTVSGSAAASRLVRHTRLLGPGVGERVRMAAPGGAVANGQPGVLAPHRTETNL; encoded by the exons ATGATATCTCCAACAATAATGGCCAAATTTCTGGAAGATGAACTAAAAGCGAATGAGATCAAACATTGCGATACATGTCAATGCAATAAACAGGATCTGCAAGTCCTTGCCGATGTCTCACGTTCCTATACAGTGGCCACACAAACGCCACATCAATcgcttcatcatcatcagcagcagcagcagcagcatggCTCCACTTTGGCCAGCAGTGGCGCCAGTGAGCCGACGCCAATGGGCGCCCAGCTTTGTCTGCGTTGTCACAGCAATCTGAATTCACCCTCACGCACGAATAGCCCATATCTAATGAAATTGGTTAAGTCCAGTGATTCTGTAATTTCTGAAACAAAAAGTTCCGTCTCCGATCTCAATGATATGGATAAACTCTTTACACCGGCCAAAAAGGATGATCTAATGGTTAATCCCATATTGGGTCATCATAGACTATGCGAAAGAACCACCACTACAGCTGCCAATATAGCTGGTCTAGGGGTTGGAGGAGTTGGCAGTGGATTGGGCGGCGTAGGTGGTGATTATGGTGTTGGTAAGCTTACGGCCTCAACAATGATGTATCCGACAACACACTTGGGTGCCTATGCAGCTGAGAAATATCTGCTAGAGACCAGCAATCTTGGCCAATTGAGGAATGGCTATCAGCGTAGATTTCTCGATGGCGGTGGCACAGCATTGCAGCtgctaaataaatttgaaaatgcaACAGTCACTAGCTCAGCCATTGCCGTGGCTCCGTCCacagttgctgctgttgttgccgctgCCATAACCGATGAGTTGCTCGTTGTCGAGGATGATGCGAGTAAACCATTATTGTCATCCATATCACAGGCGGGTGCCGAGTGTGATCCATTGTCTGGGTCGGCCACAAAGCTAGAGGATGTATGTGAGCCATTGCCCATGGCCAAGCCAATGGCGGCAACTAATGGTGGCAATCAAATGAAATCATCTGCCAATTCGGGCAGTGTTCAAAGTTTATGGAGCAATAAGACCAGCAGCTGTGAAGGAGCCAAAATGTTTGAGAATTTCAATAGGAATCTAATCAAAACGATTAAG GCGGAAAATCCTAAATATCGTGGACCACGTCTCTGTGCGATGCGCATCCAACAGAATGGTCAGAGCAACATATTGCTAGACAATCTCGAGTCCATTGAGACCTATACACCAGTTATCTATAAGCGACGTGAACGCCTACTCGATGAGGAACTCAACGATGGCAAGGATATCATCACCTCGAAGGACAGTAATGCTGCATCCGCTGTTGAGGCCTGGCAAGGATCAGCCACACCACATGAAACTGTGGCCCTGCAACCCGTACTCGAGCCCCAAATCGAGCAACAAGAGACTGAGAAAATGGATACCAAAATAGAGCCAATTGCCATGGCAAATAAACCTGGCGATATGCCAGGAGTTGGAGGTGTTGGTGtcggtgttggtgttggtgtcgGTGTCGGTGCTGGTGTGGCAGTTAGTGGTGGGCAATTGGTTAATTCACCAAAACATTCGGCAAATTCCAGTTCATTAAGCGATGCCATCGATTATCAGGAGAGTGTTATGTTGCGTCGTCAGCAATTGAGTCGTGTGGCCGAATGGGTACAGCATAATACACAGCAATTGGAGCAAAGGTCCCTACAACAGCCGACTACCATAGCAAGTGATTCGAATTCTGGCACCGAGAGGCAGAGTTCGTATTCGACATTAGATCGCATGGATTCCATTTCGATAGAGAAATTATCAATGGATTCGGGTTATAAGACGACACCgcaacaaataacaaatgGTTATCCAGATGTTGGTAAATCTACAGAGGATTCTTTATCACCTAAAACTGATATAACTAGCAATTCATTGCTcgatcaacagcaacagccacagatgcaacagcagcagctgcagcagcaacaacagatgcaacagcaacaacaacaacaacacattaCAGTTGCCAATGGTTCAAAGAAGGCCGAACTATGTACTACATATTATAGAAGAACTACACGTTCGGGTCTACCAGTGGCATATACCACAACCACCACAACCACATTGACATCATCGACGAATCCGATCGCCAATCCAATTCCAAATGCAGCCACTGTCGAGTCACAGCATTGCTCATCATCGGGTTCACCGTCTCTCATCTGCCCCGAACAGCCCACGTGTGATATACTCAACTATAAATATTATCCAAATGACACAGACAAGACCCGTTCGATTCAAGCGGAATTGCATACAACCACCCAGCATGTGGATATAGCCCAAATGGAATATAATGTCAAGCAATTTCTACTCAAACAGAATGAATGGTCCATGAGATcggctggtgctgctgctgctgctgctgctgctgctaatggtggtggtggtgcagGTGCACCATCTATAGATGGCATAGATGGTATAGCTGGTGGCTCTCAAACTGTAAGCGGCTCGGCAGCAGCATCTCGTCTGGTTAGGCATACACGTCTCCTGGGTCCCGGTGTGGGTGAACGTGTTCGTATGGCCGCTCCTGGCGGTGCTGTGGCCAATGGTCAACCCGGCGTCCTGGCGCCGCATAGAACTGAAACGAATTTATAA